ACCGCGCGCGGCTGGCCCGGCGGCCGACACCGGAGGGGCCCGAGCACGCCACGCATGCGAGCTGACGCACTGAAGCAGTGAACGACTGAAGGACGAACACCCAACAAAAGGGAGGCAACGATGGCGAAGCACACGAAGGCGGGTTGGCTGTGGGCGGGTGCGCTGGTGGGCACCCTGGCGCTGGGCTCGGCCTGCAGCGCGACGGAGGCACCGGTGCAGCTGGCACAGGCGACTCCCAGCACGGGTCAGCCCGGGACGGGAGGCGCCGGCACCTCGACGGGCACCACGACGACGGCGCCCGGCACCACGACGACGGCGCCGGGCACCACGACGACGGCGCCGGGCACCACGACGGCTCCGGGCACCACGACGGCTCCGGGCACCTCGACGGGCA
This DNA window, taken from Pyxidicoccus xibeiensis, encodes the following:
- a CDS encoding Erp protein codes for the protein MAKHTKAGWLWAGALVGTLALGSACSATEAPVQLAQATPSTGQPGTGGAGTSTGTTTTAPGTTTTAPGTTTTAPGTTTAPGTTTAPGTSTGTTASPGTVTTSPGYTTPPGTTTAPGTGLGGSGTGTGSTGLSGADAGVGMGGSGLNPNPSGSSSTFQPPSGGAVLDGGTGF